Within the Erigeron canadensis isolate Cc75 chromosome 6, C_canadensis_v1, whole genome shotgun sequence genome, the region GTACGGTGGTGATGACAACGACAATTGTTGTTGGTGATGTTGTCGAGtgttgtaggttgatgtaaatgtgatagtgaaaatatattaaagataagAGATTGGAGtgtaaatcaaaaaaataaagatttagacCATAAATTAGTACACTAAAGACAAATTCATTAATTTCTAATAACTCTTTCCATATCAGTGTTCATTAGGGGCAATTTCATccttttataactaattattgtGTAATCCTTTTCAAAAATGACGGATGAGATAAAATAAAGGAGTAGaggtatatttatttttgttattatttatttgtattttttaaaaatttaatctaatttgttttttaattaaaaaatagtgTTATAAAACTAAACTTTAAAACTGAGCAACTGAAAGTAAAAAGTGGGTTCAGTTTTACATTAGTGATACACTCGCTTGAACCAAAGTTGAggaactcgtgactcggactTGACATAGCGAAAAGGGGAGGGGGGGGGGTAGGAGTGAGGAGTTTTTGGAGTATCGGATTCAACTCGGTGAGAACTCGGATTGGAAgtttatatacaaacataaatattttttaaattatatgtaacaacttttaaaaatatatttcaaacttcaaatttaaatataattgtttaaaacattaaaataataattcaaacttgaaaattaaCTTTAGATTAGTTGGTAGATTCACACTTTCATTATTTTGTTCGTATCCAGGTTGGAGAATTCATGACTCGTACTCGACTCGGCGAGGTGGGAAGTCAGGTTTATTTTGGGTACTCGGCCGACTCGGAGAAGTTTTACAACCTTAATCCTGAGTATAAAATTGAGCATCTATTAGTGATGGCCTTAGACCTTAATTACATGTTCAATCAAACTGATAAACATATCGCCACCTGTCTCGATTGACAAATCATATGCATGATTCAAAATCAATAAACCgtttataatttatacattATGATCTATAAACATAACTTAAGAATCATTCTTCATTGACAAAAATCATATGATTGAAGGCATTCTTCATTAACATTTTTCCTAACAATCTGTCTTAGAAGTTAGGAACAATCATGAGATATCTAAAAGATCAAGGATGGAGTCGAAAATTTCTTTCAGTGAAAACAAAACCATAATTTGTGACATTCTTAGCGGGTCGCCCACCTCATAACCCTGTTTGGAACGTGCTACACCCGTCTTTGAAAGGATGGAAGTCTTCTAGTAGATTAATGCAACACTGGCAAAGGATAGAGCTAAACTATTGGGACGTAGTTCATCTGCTCACTCGCATTCCGGTCCTAGACGTTGATGCCCTTTTAACTCCTAAAAGAAATAGCAAAACTTTTGTTTTAAGGTGTGGTAAAAGTTTACACATTCTTTAACAATATTTCTTATTTACTGAACACTAATTCGTTCTTAGTCATTAACATAGCTAACAGCAATTTGGTCCACAAGTTTCCcccattttgaaaaattatcAAGCACACGTAACACAAAAAAAAGATACAACATTAAAACCTCATCTAAATCAATCGTTTACGATTCTGTTTCGTTAATTGAAGATACCTACATAATCGGGGGAGGGAGGGAGGGAGCAGGCCGGAGGGGGATGGGATAGATAGTTATCCCTCCGTTCACAAAGATTAACTAGAAAACTGAATAAAAGCCATATAGATGGTAGTTCTTATGACAGCCTACCAATGGTCTAAGAAGACGACACAAAATGTTTGTAATGCATACAAGAGACGGGCCTAAATAGTGTCATAAAAAGAGATGGTGCCCATAGCAAAAACACAGATCTTTAACGGCTATACCTTTAGTCCAAATGGTATACTGCAATAAATGACATCAACACACTCCCCAACCATAGCTTCCCATCTTTCTCCTCAACTTCACTCACGGCTCTTACAACTTTACCTTGTGTATCCTCCAATATCTGTAGGATCTTACCATCTGGGCTGTACTTGATAATCAGGGCATGAAGCCGACCCCCAACACTTAGAAGGTAATGAAACTTGATGGGGATTGGAAGTTTCAGCAAAATTGTTCTAAGTTTTGTGTGTAAGGCGCATATATGAGTGTACACGGACCGGCGAGTATGAATTGCCACCCAAAATTCACCATTTGCATTTGTCCTCACATTGTCTGGGAAACCAGGTAGAATAGCCATCACTTCGGTTGTCCCTGctttctcccccttgagccagtACTTCAATAACCTATTGCATCAATATACAAGTTCATTCTACTTAGGAAAATCctattttaaaaaacacaattacAAGGATATTGGGCAATTTTGTCCCATTTATTTTATCTGCAACGGGTAATCTAAAATGAGCCAAAAAGAAAGACCCCCGATATGGGTTCAAACAGGCCAAACGGGGTCGAAAGGTACCGAAATATAGTTTACTTTAAGGCATAAGACCCACCAGaagcataaaaaaaaagaataaactaTCTGGACAAAAACTGTTTTGAATTAGGTTGGACTTAGAAGTGTTGAATGACACAAAAATTACATGTGTTGAGTCCTTGACCTATAACCTAACACACCCAACCCTAACTTTGCTACCTCTAGTCATTATACTTGAGCTAAATGGAAATCATGTACGACACTGACAATATTTTGGACCACTAACAATGGCAGGTAAGTAATTTAGCTTACAAGTTTGCAATCAAATATGTGTTACACTAATAGGAAAGTATTATATTTAGGAAGACAGGAGTACCGTTATAAGGTGTTTACTCACCTGCCTTTGCAACCCTCGGCAAATACAAAGAAAGAACCATCCTTGCTTAAAGAGACACCATTAGGGAACTGGAGGTTGTGAATGAGAACAGTTGCTTTTTTCGTGATtggatcatattttaaaagtctACCACTGTCTTCTGCTGAGAAAACTAAGTGCATGAAGTTCCTGAaagtttagaaaagaaaaaccaaaaagaagtaCCATTATAACATAGAGctttatctacaacttttaaGTATAATTAAAAGAATGAATATGCTAGCCCATCTGTAAGGTATGGGAATAACTGAATATGAATATTAATATTTTCAGttagaatttatataaaattcagtCAATATATACATCACAATCCTATAATATAATACAAGTAAAGGTATAAGAAAGCTAAATAAACCAGCAATTTTTAGTGAGACAATAACTAGCcattttaattcaatttcaaacAACAAATCATTatcaatacaaaatcataaatatagTGATCTAGGGATTCATTATATGCATTATACCCTATAATGTATACTGTCTAATATGCGTAAAGTAATCTGAAGTATCATGATTAATCCACCATGTAACAAGTAAGAATCATGTAACAACTCCCCTTCATAGTCGGCAATCATTAATACACCAAAACTATCATAACTAAATAAATCTACATCTTTATCTTGTTAGAATTTGTGTTGCATCTCTTCGCCAATCGACATCATCAAATCCATAGTACACCCACTTCCTGATTGTACCCTtaaataattgtatataaatggAAATGATCTCCTATCAGTATGCCACAAGGTATTATTACTTGCTAAAAGACGTAGGGCCGCTAGCATGTGCAAACTTAAAATTAATGCTTATATGCATACAAATTGCTCCAACACATCCAAGGTTGTTTACATTTTCATCACCTACATAGAGAAAGTTTGTTGGAATATCACACACATAAATAAGAACAATTCATATTGCATTTTGAGTTTCTCACTTTTAGTATATTCTAACGTAAACTAAtctaagtttttttaaatataaatgcaagtatGCATGCTAGAGATACATAGACATGTATATGTAGGCACAATTTCTTGCTGGAATACTATAATTGTGTGTGATGTATATGGCACCAActgtttattcataattttagcACCAATACACAAAAGAGAAGAAAACATAAATGATTTCACAGAATAAGTTTCAACAACACACCTTCGCTGGTACTTTGTGCTGCTATCTGTGAAGTATATATTTCCTTCATCATCAACGTCTAGATCATTTGTGAACTTCAGAGGAACTCCCTCAGCTTCAGTTGCTAGAGGCGTGGCTAACCCACCCTCAGGTCCAAcctttaacaatccaaaatacGCATCTGCAATGTACAAATCACCTGTCCGCTTATCAAACCGCAAACCCAAGGGTCTCCCACATATATGCTCATTCTTTAAGTAGCCAAAGATTGATGGTTTTGGGTCACATATCTCTGACCTGAAACATAACTTCACTTCATCAATAAACTGAATTATTTGTGTGTTTCTCTGttcttttgtgtgtgtatttttcttattatatataagcTCAACGTAGTTTACTAATTTCATTCTAACATATATCTTATCATCATTGACCATCTATATCAACAAGATGGAAATATTTTCCAACAGTTACTTATCATATATCAGTATTCTTCTGTATTATCTTACTATTTTGAAAGGCTCAAGTGACTAGAACCCATGGCCTTTTAATCGGTGAGTCACCACGAAAACTGCTAGACAGTTTCCATTTTATCCCGACTATATACTGCCAGAATTATAATGAAAGCAAAGAGAATCAATTATCAGATTTGACTATTAATTGGACCAACATGACATGCCTTTGTGACATCCGTAGTGCCCCACATACCAATGTGAGTGAACATTTAAAGTAAATtaagtataaaactcaatatTGGTATCGAAAGTATACATCCTCTACCAACAAAACCACACAGTCTAAGCGAAGTGTAATCATTACAACTTACTTTTTGCTTAAGTTATAGTTTTACCCTTTGAAATACTATTTTCAACTAGCAAAAATGGgtaaaatttgataaattatatCTAATATTTTTAGAAGTGGACAACTATTTTCGAAAGATGGACGATTATTTTGCCTAGTTAAAGCGACCAGTGGCAGAGACCACCATGGTCTCTGTCGAAGCCAACCACATGGAAAGAGAGCTCTTGGTCTAGTGGTCTAAGAGGGAGGTAAGAGACTTTGTCTCTCTATAGATCCCAAGTTCAAATCTTAATATTGACGTTTATATACTGATTTGAGGAAACTAACTAGTAACGAGTATCATTTGCCGTTATTAAAACATTGGAAGACCTTGATTTGTCACATTTTTGGAAAGAGAAAGTGATGTGACATAttcacaaaattaaaacaatagACAAAGTAATTGAAGAGGTAATTTGAGACTATAGGTCTTCAGTTCAAATGGGATTCAATACCGGTTTTACCAGGTAGGCCTTCGAGCAATCGGATTTTACCAGGAACATTGGGTGCCTTTCACCATTAGGTAACCTAGGGCGTCGGTCATTAATCTTTGTTGgacgtaaaatatatatagaaagataaaaatgaatatGTGGTTGTCATGTACCTAAGTTTTAGTATAACCcctcttatatttatataaaaagggaAAAGTGAGCTTGGGGATGTTATCCACCCAATTTAGGTtaaaaaaacccctcacatgctAATTTTATAGTAAGTTGAATAAATGATTATGccccatgttttttatgtaTAGAAAATAGTATGCGAGAGGTTTTTCACACCCTGGTCTTTCTGGAGTCAAGAGTTTGATCCTCATCATACGCAAAAGGCCGGAGGTCCTATTCTACCATCTAGGTAGAATGGGGAATCAGCCTATCTACCTAGGTAAAGGTAAACCTCCTCCAGACAACGAGGTATTGGTCTCAAAACCTGCAGGCGGCACTAAGCAAGAGTTTCTTTCATTCATATATAAGTGATAGTGGCATTTGTAAGATCAGCAAAAATTTGAATTAATCTAAACATGACTCCATAATAAAATGGTTACCGGTTAGGAGAAGTAAAAGCAAAAGTAGCCCAAGAGAGCCCATTCCAAAACATAATCCTGCCATCAGCAACACCAGCATACGGGCCACGTCCTAAAGGATCAAAAGCTACACTTTCGGGTCCttgaatttcattcaaaaacTTGATTTCAGATTTCTGTAACAAATTCTCACTGTCTGTATCATTGGGCATTTCAGACCATTTCGGGAGGTCAACAAAAACCGACTCGAAGTCTGGAAAATTGGCTATTGGGCTGTGGCCCAATGGGTCAAGGCCGCAGTAAACCGCTAACAGAAGGAATATTCCGGCCAGGGTTTTTGTGAGGGTCATTGTGGAATGTAGTTAATATATTATGATGATGGAAATAGATATAGGGAAATGTATATGGAAGTATATTTATATGTCTATTATTGTGGGTGTTGTGGAGACAGGTGAGGTAATCAATTGTGGACCGTGTGATCTACCGAACACCTACTTACACTACACACCTAGCTACCGTCTTTAAATCCTATATTTATGGATGTATTTGTGATGGCATCATCCACAAATGATACTTTTACTCGCGCAGATAGTAATCGCGCACATGTAGTTCTCCTTATGGTTTGATCATTGAGCATCAACTTTCCATCTTAGAAGTTTTGAGTTCCAAATataaaaaagacattttaaggTATTTCAAATATAAAGTTCTAAAGTGAAGTATGTTTGAATACTGTAGAGGGTACAGagttttatctcaattaaatgtcgtgcattCGGATAGTTTAGTTGGGGGtattctcctcctactaggtattgagggtgagggactctctagcgcggacccggttaatacaacgtaagctagatcccctgtTTCGAACAAATGGTTGATGCTAACCTTGAATTGGTAAATTACGAACAATTAACTTCTACTCAAGATGAGATCCCAACGACTTCTCCACATAACCTTTGTGATCTACCCAATTA harbors:
- the LOC122603746 gene encoding protein STRICTOSIDINE SYNTHASE-LIKE 3, coding for MTLTKTLAGIFLLLAVYCGLDPLGHSPIANFPDFESVFVDLPKWSEMPNDTDSENLLQKSEIKFLNEIQGPESVAFDPLGRGPYAGVADGRIMFWNGLSWATFAFTSPNRSEICDPKPSIFGYLKNEHICGRPLGLRFDKRTGDLYIADAYFGLLKVGPEGGLATPLATEAEGVPLKFTNDLDVDDEGNIYFTDSSTKYQRRNFMHLVFSAEDSGRLLKYDPITKKATVLIHNLQFPNGVSLSKDGSFFVFAEGCKGRLLKYWLKGEKAGTTEVMAILPGFPDNVRTNANGEFWVAIHTRRSVYTHICALHTKLRTILLKLPIPIKFHYLLSVGGRLHALIIKYSPDGKILQILEDTQGKVVRAVSEVEEKDGKLWLGSVLMSFIAVYHLD